In a genomic window of Meleagris gallopavo isolate NT-WF06-2002-E0010 breed Aviagen turkey brand Nicholas breeding stock chromosome 1, Turkey_5.1, whole genome shotgun sequence:
- the LOC100549453 gene encoding coagulation factor X-like: MAVMGHRPAVWLLPVVLLFLQMLQTVTPSTCKVNNGNCTQFCKEEDEGVVCSCVSGYALDDDNKTCVPVVKFPCGKFKRNHEVDQENVTSSEDHLKNEETTEAPSNSSEVVEEAGSIPSICPWQAVLVQKHGEWICGGTILNEYFILTAAHCVNNSTGLRVLVGMVDREKEEPSTALHTVEKIISNPEFNFDTHDSDIALIKLKEPITFSEDVVPACLPEEDFANDVLMNQTFGIVSGFGSSYERARPVRRMKVLQIPYVDKKTCKQAIHYLVTRNMFCAGYNKDGQDVCQGDGGGPHVTEYNGTYFVTGIISWGEGCGRQGKYGIYTKVSNFLPWVRSVLTQNS; the protein is encoded by the exons TCACACCAAGTACATGCAAGGTCAACAATGGGAATTGCACGCAGTTCTGcaaagaggaagatgaaggagTGGTATGTTCCTGTGTTTCTGGCTATGCTCTGGATGATGACAACAAAACCTGCGTTCCTGTAG TTAAGTTCCCGTGTGGTAAATTTAAGAGAAATCATGAAGTGGACCAAGAAAATGTTACAAGTTCAGAAGATCATCTTAAAAATGAGGAAACCACTGAGGCTCCAAGTAACTCCTCTGAGGTAGTAGAAGAGGCTGGCAGTATACCTAGCATATGTCCATGGCAG GCTGTTCTAGTACAGAAGCATGGTGAATGGATTTGTGGGGGAACAATTCTGAATGAGTATTTTATACTTACTGCAGCTCACTGCGTTAACAATTCTACAGGATTACGGGTTCTTGTTG GGATGGTggacagagaaaaggaagaaccaAGTACTGCATTGcacacagtggaaaaaataatttcaaatccTGAGTTTAATTTTGATACCCATGATAGTGACATAGCCCTCATCAAATTAAAAGAACCTATCACATTTTCTGAGGATGTTGTCCCAGCATGCCTTCCAGAAGAAGACTTTGCTAATGATGTTCTGATGAACCAAACATTTGGAATTGTCAGTGGCTTTGGGAGCTCATATGAACGCGCGCGGCCAGTCAGAAGAATGAAAGTTCTTCAAATCCCTTATGTGGATAAGAAAACTTGCAAGCAAGCTATTCATTATTTAGTCACAAGAAACATGTTCTGTGCAGGTTATAATAAAGATGGACAAGATGTCTGCCAAGGAGATGGAGGAGGCCCCCATGTAACTGAATACAATGGCACTTATTTTGTTACTGGTATCATCAGCTGGGGAGAAGGGTGTGGGAGGCAAGGAAAATATGGAATATACACTAAAGTATCAAATTTCCTGCCATGGGTAAGAAGTGTTTTGACACAAAACTCTTAA